The following coding sequences are from one Hymenobacter sp. DG25A window:
- a CDS encoding DinB family protein — translation MSTTSTTPSLQSALGQELKQELAITRRLLERVPTEQFDWQPHPKSMKLGTLASHMANLVGFLEISLQGAETNMAALKRPDSPTTTDELLRHFDVNAESIQAALSQVDDATFHDVWTMRNNEKVIMAMPRTMVARILVLNHLIHHRGQLSVYLRLLDIPVPAIYGGSADEAPQR, via the coding sequence ATGTCTACTACCTCAACCACTCCTTCCCTGCAATCGGCCCTGGGCCAGGAGCTCAAGCAGGAGCTTGCCATCACGCGCCGTCTGCTGGAGCGCGTGCCCACCGAGCAGTTTGACTGGCAGCCGCATCCCAAATCCATGAAGCTGGGCACGCTGGCCTCGCACATGGCCAACCTGGTCGGCTTCCTGGAAATATCGTTGCAGGGTGCAGAAACCAACATGGCGGCCTTAAAACGCCCGGACTCGCCCACCACCACCGACGAGCTGCTGCGCCACTTCGACGTTAACGCCGAAAGCATTCAGGCCGCTTTGTCGCAGGTAGATGATGCTACCTTCCACGATGTGTGGACGATGCGCAATAACGAAAAGGTAATCATGGCCATGCCCCGCACCATGGTGGCCCGCATTCTGGTGCTCAACCACCTGATTCATCACCGCGGCCAGCTCAGCGTGTACCTGCGCCTGCTGGACATTCCGGTGCCCGCCATCTACGGCGGCTCCGCCGACGAAGCGCCCCAGCGGTAG
- a CDS encoding (2Fe-2S)-binding protein, whose product MHPDSFDPTGNGLPPEQRPNDGSRRTFIKQASGILGLAVAPPFVSQAERLAAYTSKVEGATEMKLKVNGAVRTLRLEPRVTLLDALRENMGLTGSKKGCDQGQCGACTVLIDGRRVNSCLTLAITTQGKEITTIEGLAKGEELHPMQAAFLKHDGFQCGYCTPGQICSAVACVLEGHTKTDAEIKEWMSGNLCRCGAYPNIVAAIKEVAGKGASKS is encoded by the coding sequence ATGCACCCTGATTCTTTCGACCCTACGGGCAATGGCCTGCCGCCGGAGCAGCGCCCCAATGATGGCTCCCGCCGAACCTTTATCAAGCAGGCTTCCGGCATTCTGGGCCTGGCTGTAGCGCCGCCCTTCGTAAGCCAGGCGGAGCGGCTGGCCGCTTACACCAGCAAGGTGGAAGGCGCCACGGAAATGAAGCTGAAGGTGAACGGAGCCGTTCGCACCCTGCGCCTGGAGCCGCGGGTAACGCTGCTGGATGCCCTACGGGAAAATATGGGCCTCACGGGCTCCAAGAAAGGCTGCGACCAGGGCCAGTGCGGCGCCTGCACGGTGCTGATAGACGGCCGCCGCGTGAACAGCTGCCTCACGCTGGCCATCACCACCCAGGGCAAGGAAATTACCACCATCGAGGGCCTGGCGAAAGGGGAGGAGCTACACCCCATGCAGGCCGCTTTCCTCAAACACGACGGCTTCCAGTGTGGCTACTGCACCCCCGGTCAAATCTGCTCAGCCGTAGCCTGCGTCTTAGAAGGCCACACCAAAACCGACGCCGAAATTAAGGAGTGGATGAGCGGCAACCTGTGCCGCTGCGGCGCTTACCCCAACATTGTGGCCGCTATTAAGGAAGTAGCCGGGAAAGGAGCCAGCAAGTCATGA
- a CDS encoding MFS transporter, giving the protein MTTISAASAAAPVAVPKNNKRITNGWTMYDWANSVYPLVITSSIFPIYWSGVVKSITHSDSGKSPVDFLGLQVPGSSLLTYAISAAFLLIALLSPFLTSLADYSGRKKLFLQFFCYLGAASCAGLYFFTDSTLTASTFVFIAATVGFSGSIVFYNSYLPDIASEDQYDRLSARGFSMGYIGSVILLVICLVINQFHDAVGVSQGQAARLSFLLTGLWWAGFAQIPFFTLPKDPGRAFGASSGDSGWVLNGFRELAKVWNQLQHLPNLKKFLLAYFTYNMGVQTVMYVATLFGTDELHLDDSSLIITILLLQVVAILGAYLFARLSEAIGNTRALSWSVVIWALICIAGYFVQAGWSFYALASVIGLTMGGIQSLSRSTYSKIIPENTPNTASFFSFFDVTEKLSIVIGTAVFGVIAQITGSMRYSILALIVFFILGLFFLLRLRGRKLREVNEADPQLATGLSYDR; this is encoded by the coding sequence ATGACTACTATTTCTGCCGCGTCGGCAGCTGCTCCGGTAGCAGTTCCCAAAAACAATAAGCGCATTACCAACGGCTGGACGATGTACGACTGGGCCAACTCAGTGTACCCGCTGGTTATCACCTCGTCCATCTTCCCCATTTACTGGAGCGGCGTAGTCAAATCTATTACGCACAGTGACAGTGGCAAGAGCCCCGTCGATTTTCTGGGGCTGCAGGTGCCGGGTTCTTCGTTGCTGACTTATGCTATTTCGGCGGCGTTTCTGCTCATTGCCCTGCTGAGTCCTTTCCTAACGTCGCTGGCAGATTATTCCGGGCGCAAGAAGCTGTTTCTGCAGTTTTTCTGCTACTTGGGGGCTGCTTCCTGTGCCGGCCTGTACTTTTTTACCGATAGTACGCTCACGGCCTCTACGTTCGTCTTTATTGCGGCTACGGTGGGCTTCTCGGGCTCCATCGTATTCTACAATTCCTACCTGCCGGATATTGCCTCCGAAGACCAGTACGACCGGCTTTCGGCCCGCGGCTTCTCCATGGGCTACATTGGCTCGGTTATTCTGCTGGTGATTTGCCTGGTTATCAATCAGTTTCATGATGCCGTAGGCGTTTCACAGGGGCAGGCCGCGCGCCTCTCGTTTCTGCTCACGGGTTTGTGGTGGGCCGGCTTTGCCCAGATTCCCTTTTTCACCCTGCCCAAAGACCCCGGTCGCGCTTTTGGTGCCTCCTCCGGCGACAGTGGCTGGGTGCTGAACGGCTTCCGGGAACTGGCTAAAGTTTGGAATCAGCTGCAGCACCTGCCCAACCTGAAGAAGTTTCTGCTGGCCTACTTCACTTACAATATGGGTGTGCAGACGGTAATGTACGTGGCCACGCTCTTCGGCACCGACGAGCTGCATCTGGACGACTCCTCCCTGATTATCACCATCCTGCTGCTGCAGGTAGTAGCTATTCTGGGCGCTTACCTGTTTGCGCGCTTGTCCGAAGCTATTGGAAATACCCGGGCGCTGAGCTGGTCGGTGGTAATCTGGGCCCTGATCTGCATTGCGGGCTACTTTGTGCAGGCGGGCTGGTCGTTCTACGCTTTGGCTTCCGTTATCGGGCTTACCATGGGCGGTATCCAGAGCCTTTCGCGCTCCACCTATTCCAAGATCATCCCCGAAAACACGCCCAACACGGCCTCCTTTTTCAGCTTTTTTGATGTGACCGAGAAGCTCAGCATTGTAATTGGCACCGCCGTATTTGGCGTCATTGCCCAAATCACCGGCTCCATGCGGTACAGCATTCTGGCGCTGATAGTGTTCTTTATCCTGGGTCTGTTTTTCCTGCTCCGGCTGCGGGGCCGGAAGCTGCGCGAAGTAAACGAGGCTGATCCACAGCTGGCTACCGGCCTGAGCTACGACCGGTAA
- a CDS encoding NTP transferase domain-containing protein, translating into MPAILLLAAGSSSRLGQPKQLLPYAGKSLLRRAAETAVAADLGPVIVVTGALHEELLPELDGLPVTVTHNLDWARGMGSSIKAGLVAADALGPVTSVLIMLCDQPLITPELLRYLQQAQQQSPLPIMATAYAGTSGVPVLFAPQMVPLLRAMPDEAGARQLLHQHPEWIATVAFPAAALDVDTPAQYAWLLQQAPAGPAH; encoded by the coding sequence ATGCCTGCCATTCTGCTCCTTGCCGCCGGCTCTTCCTCCCGATTAGGGCAGCCCAAACAGCTCCTGCCTTACGCGGGTAAATCCTTGTTGCGGCGGGCAGCCGAAACGGCTGTTGCCGCCGACTTGGGCCCGGTAATAGTAGTGACGGGCGCTTTGCACGAGGAGCTGCTGCCGGAGCTGGACGGATTGCCCGTGACCGTAACGCACAATCTGGACTGGGCCCGGGGCATGGGCTCTTCCATAAAAGCGGGCCTTGTGGCCGCCGATGCCTTAGGCCCCGTTACCAGTGTGCTCATCATGCTCTGTGACCAGCCTCTCATCACTCCGGAGCTGCTGCGCTACCTGCAGCAGGCGCAGCAGCAAAGCCCATTGCCCATCATGGCTACGGCATACGCGGGCACCAGCGGGGTGCCGGTGCTGTTTGCCCCGCAAATGGTGCCGCTGTTGCGCGCCATGCCCGATGAAGCCGGCGCCCGGCAGCTTCTGCACCAGCATCCTGAATGGATTGCAACGGTGGCTTTTCCGGCGGCAGCCCTGGATGTAGACACCCCCGCGCAGTACGCCTGGCTGCTGCAACAGGCCCCAGCTGGCCCGGCGCATTGA
- a CDS encoding XdhC family protein: protein MTELQRLLQAYDAYRAAGQACALASVVAVAGSAYRRPGARMLVTDDGQLTGAISGGCLEGDARQRARRTIQQGRPALITYDSTDPDDDLQFGSALGCQGVVQILLEPLDFQNPDNPMELLRRWAAGEEEVGVLATIYSVEGAEGAAHVGQRLLLTSSGQLTGNLGVETAAYEAVLADARAALQAGQPATRRYTLGAGGIHVSLEVLRPPVRLTVYGAGNDVQPLVRLAAGLGWRVEVVDGRPAQAQAARFPEAESVRVLPLEQVPQQPAADSFALLMTHNYYYDLAVLRHLLPGPARYIGLLGPRKKYERLLSDLQQDFPAAAGRLAGRVYSPVGLNLGAETPEEIALSVVAEIQAVLAGRPAGFLRDSPHPIHPPLQADALHLADGRVEAVCSL, encoded by the coding sequence ATGACGGAGCTGCAACGCCTGCTACAAGCCTACGATGCCTACCGGGCAGCGGGGCAGGCCTGCGCGCTGGCCTCGGTGGTGGCGGTGGCTGGCTCGGCCTACCGCCGCCCGGGCGCCCGCATGCTGGTGACAGACGACGGGCAGCTAACCGGCGCCATCAGCGGGGGCTGCCTGGAAGGAGATGCCCGCCAGCGGGCCCGCCGCACTATTCAGCAGGGCCGCCCCGCCCTCATCACCTACGATTCCACAGACCCCGATGACGACCTGCAGTTTGGGTCGGCGCTGGGGTGCCAGGGCGTGGTGCAGATCCTGCTGGAGCCCCTCGATTTCCAGAACCCCGATAACCCCATGGAGCTCCTGCGCCGCTGGGCTGCCGGCGAGGAAGAAGTGGGCGTGTTGGCTACCATCTATAGCGTGGAAGGCGCTGAAGGGGCCGCGCACGTTGGGCAGCGGCTTTTGCTGACCTCCAGCGGCCAGCTGACCGGCAACTTAGGAGTAGAAACTGCAGCATACGAAGCGGTACTGGCCGATGCCCGGGCGGCCTTGCAGGCCGGACAGCCGGCCACACGCCGCTATACGCTGGGTGCTGGTGGTATTCACGTTAGTCTGGAAGTACTGCGGCCTCCGGTTCGCCTTACGGTGTATGGGGCGGGCAATGATGTGCAGCCTTTGGTGCGGCTGGCGGCTGGTTTAGGCTGGCGGGTAGAAGTAGTGGATGGACGGCCGGCCCAGGCGCAGGCCGCGCGCTTTCCGGAGGCGGAATCAGTACGGGTACTACCTCTGGAGCAGGTGCCGCAACAGCCGGCCGCGGATAGCTTTGCGTTGCTGATGACGCACAATTACTACTATGATCTGGCGGTGCTGCGTCATCTGCTGCCCGGCCCGGCGCGCTACATAGGCCTGCTGGGACCCCGCAAGAAATACGAGCGGCTCCTATCAGACCTGCAGCAGGACTTTCCGGCGGCGGCGGGGCGGCTGGCGGGCCGGGTTTACAGTCCGGTTGGCCTGAATCTGGGCGCTGAAACGCCGGAAGAAATTGCCCTGTCCGTGGTGGCCGAAATTCAGGCGGTACTGGCCGGTCGCCCCGCCGGTTTCCTGCGGGATTCCCCACACCCTATTCACCCGCCCTTACAGGCCGATGCGCTGCATCTGGCGGATGGAAGGGTAGAGGCAGTATGCAGTCTATAG
- a CDS encoding amidohydrolase, whose translation MTRLLRYLPVLALLGSAACQSTSTTRQPADLVVYNATVYTVDSAFSKAQAFAVKDGRFLAVGSADDIRNKYQGAQEIDAKGRFVYPGFYDAHCHFYRYALGLRDANLVGTASWAEVVSKLQQHRKEQPQAVWLTGRGWDQNDWTNKQFPSKDTLDALFPNTPVFIIRVDGHAALVNQKALDLAGITARTPISGGVITKDANGKLTGLLVDNAVDLVSAKIPEPTPAEADKALLLAQQQCVAVGLTSLADAGLDKPNIDQMEALQQQGKLKLRLYAMLNPTKANKDFYFKNGPVHQDRLTVNSFKVYADGALGSRGACLVKPYADKPRETGFLLSTEKEYRALAKDIAASRFQMNTHAIGDSANRIILNIYGEALKGQKDRRWRIEHAQVITPADMPKFGQFGIVPSVQPTHATSDMYWAGERLGAQRIKTAYAYQELLKQYGQLALGSDFPVEDINPLYGFHSAVARQDAKNYPKGGFQMENAISREDALRGMTTWAAHAAFEEKRKGQIKPGMLADFVVMKTDLLTAPNEQLRNAKVQQTWIAGEKVFEKK comes from the coding sequence ATGACCCGATTGCTCCGCTACCTCCCCGTTCTGGCCCTGCTTGGCAGCGCCGCCTGCCAGTCTACCTCCACCACCCGCCAGCCTGCCGATTTGGTGGTGTACAACGCCACGGTATACACTGTGGACTCGGCTTTTAGCAAAGCTCAGGCTTTTGCCGTGAAGGATGGCCGGTTTCTGGCCGTGGGCTCTGCCGATGACATCCGCAACAAATACCAGGGGGCGCAGGAAATAGACGCCAAGGGCCGGTTTGTGTACCCCGGCTTTTACGATGCGCACTGCCACTTCTACCGCTACGCCCTGGGCCTGCGCGATGCCAACCTGGTAGGCACTGCTTCCTGGGCCGAGGTAGTAAGCAAGCTGCAGCAGCACCGCAAGGAGCAGCCCCAGGCCGTCTGGCTAACCGGCCGCGGCTGGGACCAGAACGACTGGACCAACAAGCAATTTCCCTCCAAAGACACCCTGGACGCGCTGTTTCCCAATACGCCGGTGTTTATCATCCGGGTAGATGGGCACGCGGCACTGGTGAATCAGAAGGCGCTGGATCTGGCGGGGATTACGGCCCGTACGCCCATCAGTGGCGGGGTTATTACCAAAGATGCCAACGGTAAGCTTACTGGTTTACTGGTGGATAATGCCGTGGATCTGGTTTCCGCTAAAATTCCGGAGCCTACCCCGGCCGAAGCCGACAAAGCTCTGCTCTTGGCCCAGCAGCAATGCGTGGCCGTGGGCCTCACCAGCCTCGCCGATGCCGGCCTCGACAAGCCAAACATCGACCAGATGGAAGCATTGCAGCAGCAGGGCAAGCTCAAGCTGCGCCTCTACGCCATGCTGAATCCCACCAAGGCCAACAAGGATTTTTACTTTAAAAACGGCCCCGTACATCAGGACCGGCTCACGGTAAACTCCTTTAAAGTGTACGCCGATGGAGCTCTGGGCTCCCGAGGGGCCTGCCTGGTAAAACCGTATGCCGATAAGCCCAGGGAAACTGGCTTCTTGCTGTCGACTGAAAAGGAATATCGCGCCTTGGCCAAGGACATTGCGGCCAGCAGGTTCCAGATGAACACCCACGCCATCGGCGACTCGGCCAACCGCATTATCCTCAACATCTACGGCGAGGCGCTGAAGGGCCAGAAAGACCGCCGCTGGCGCATCGAGCACGCCCAGGTCATCACGCCGGCCGACATGCCCAAGTTCGGGCAGTTCGGCATCGTGCCCTCGGTGCAGCCCACCCACGCCACTTCCGATATGTACTGGGCCGGGGAGCGTCTGGGCGCCCAACGCATCAAAACAGCTTATGCCTACCAGGAGTTGCTGAAGCAGTACGGCCAGCTGGCCCTGGGCTCCGATTTCCCGGTGGAAGACATCAACCCGCTCTATGGCTTCCACTCGGCCGTGGCCCGGCAGGACGCCAAAAACTACCCCAAGGGCGGCTTCCAAATGGAAAACGCCATTTCCCGGGAGGATGCCCTGCGCGGCATGACCACCTGGGCCGCGCACGCCGCCTTCGAGGAAAAGCGCAAAGGCCAAATCAAGCCCGGCATGCTGGCCGACTTTGTGGTAATGAAAACCGATTTGCTCACGGCCCCAAACGAGCAATTGCGCAACGCCAAAGTGCAGCAGACCTGGATAGCGGGGGAAAAGGTATTCGAGAAGAAGTAG
- a CDS encoding xanthine dehydrogenase family protein molybdopterin-binding subunit codes for MSSEPKFFEQPAGGVVGKPMDRVDGRAKVTGAAQYSAEFPLPGLTYAVLVTSAVANAKVTLDSNEAGRAPGVLAVFTHQTIPPLAVLPNSPDKPKGWTPPMKYMPLSNNEVQYANQPIAVVVADSLERAQHAATLVKVSYQAAEPIASFLDPKAKLFDPLAIQDGKTPGRTVRGNPKAVFAQSAVQHKATYTHAINHHNPMEPGATTAVWEGNRLTVYDATQGITRTQTSLAATFGLPRDQVRVITQYLGGGFGCKGSCWPHTVLAAQVARGVGRPVKLVLTRPQMFTSLGHREDQTQTLQVGATKEGKITALIHEKTSTTSPWDNYAESNSKIIGMLYASPNFEATYQLARANVMPSTFMRAPGEAPGSFAIESSLDDIAYQLGLDPIEIRLRNYADKDPNDGKAWSSKSLKECYARGAELFGWSKRNPKPGQTREGRYLVGMGMATASYPVHSSQGTARVRLFADGRAVVQSGATDLGTGTYTVMTQTAADVLGLPPERIRFELGDTTLPTAPNSGGSVAAGTVSSSIFVAAQDVWRKVKELAIGDKKSAFYRAKPEDIVVEGGKLMLKKDRSKAEPFAAILERARLSDIESTGMGQYGAGFEGDDKTTDQNGQPKEYSMHSFGAHFCEVKVDPELGTVRVTRWVGVHGAGRILNAKTARSQMIGGAIFGIGSALMEATERDQNFARYVNSDLAGYHVPVQADIPDMTIEFVDEKDPYINAMGVKGIGELGMVGVAAAVANAVYHATGKRIRSLPITPDKMLEAAPTV; via the coding sequence ATGAGCAGTGAACCAAAGTTTTTTGAACAGCCCGCGGGCGGGGTAGTGGGTAAGCCCATGGACCGGGTAGATGGTCGGGCAAAGGTGACGGGCGCGGCCCAATACTCGGCGGAGTTTCCGCTGCCGGGCCTCACCTACGCCGTGCTGGTTACCAGTGCCGTAGCCAATGCCAAGGTGACGTTGGATTCCAACGAGGCCGGACGGGCACCGGGCGTACTGGCGGTATTCACCCACCAGACCATTCCGCCGCTGGCCGTACTGCCCAACAGTCCAGACAAGCCCAAAGGCTGGACACCGCCCATGAAGTACATGCCCCTCTCCAACAACGAGGTGCAGTACGCCAACCAGCCCATAGCCGTAGTAGTGGCTGATTCCCTGGAGCGCGCCCAGCATGCGGCCACCCTGGTGAAAGTAAGCTACCAGGCCGCCGAGCCCATTGCCAGCTTCCTGGACCCCAAAGCCAAGCTGTTTGACCCGCTGGCTATTCAGGATGGCAAAACGCCCGGGCGCACCGTGCGCGGCAATCCCAAGGCCGTATTTGCCCAGTCGGCGGTGCAGCACAAGGCCACCTATACGCACGCCATCAACCACCACAACCCCATGGAGCCCGGCGCCACCACGGCGGTGTGGGAAGGCAACCGCCTCACGGTGTACGATGCCACCCAGGGCATCACCCGCACCCAGACTTCCCTGGCCGCCACGTTTGGGCTGCCCCGTGACCAGGTGCGCGTGATTACCCAGTACCTGGGCGGGGGCTTTGGCTGCAAAGGTTCCTGCTGGCCGCACACGGTATTGGCCGCGCAGGTAGCGCGCGGGGTGGGGCGCCCGGTAAAGCTGGTACTTACCCGGCCCCAAATGTTTACTTCACTAGGCCACCGGGAAGACCAGACCCAAACCCTGCAGGTGGGCGCTACCAAAGAAGGTAAAATCACGGCCCTCATCCACGAAAAAACCTCTACTACTTCACCCTGGGATAATTACGCGGAGTCGAATAGCAAGATTATCGGGATGCTGTACGCCAGCCCCAACTTTGAGGCAACGTACCAGCTGGCCCGCGCCAATGTGATGCCCTCCACGTTTATGCGCGCGCCCGGTGAGGCGCCCGGCTCATTCGCCATTGAGTCTTCCCTGGATGACATTGCCTACCAGTTGGGCCTCGACCCCATTGAAATCCGGCTGCGGAACTATGCCGACAAAGACCCCAACGACGGCAAGGCGTGGTCGAGCAAAAGCCTGAAGGAGTGCTACGCCCGCGGCGCCGAGCTGTTTGGGTGGAGCAAGCGCAACCCCAAGCCGGGCCAGACCCGCGAGGGTCGCTACCTGGTGGGTATGGGCATGGCCACCGCCAGCTACCCGGTGCACAGCTCGCAGGGCACAGCCCGCGTCCGGCTGTTTGCTGATGGGCGCGCCGTAGTGCAGAGCGGCGCCACGGATCTGGGCACCGGCACTTACACCGTGATGACGCAAACCGCCGCCGATGTGCTGGGCCTGCCGCCGGAGCGCATCCGGTTTGAGCTGGGCGATACCACGCTGCCCACGGCGCCTAACTCCGGCGGCTCAGTGGCGGCAGGCACCGTGTCGTCGTCCATTTTTGTAGCTGCGCAAGATGTATGGCGCAAGGTAAAGGAGTTGGCTATCGGCGACAAAAAATCAGCTTTTTACCGGGCCAAGCCGGAGGATATTGTAGTAGAAGGCGGTAAGCTGATGCTGAAGAAAGACCGCAGCAAAGCGGAGCCATTTGCCGCCATTCTGGAGCGCGCCCGCCTCTCTGATATTGAAAGCACGGGCATGGGCCAGTACGGCGCGGGCTTTGAAGGTGACGATAAAACCACAGATCAGAACGGGCAGCCCAAAGAGTATTCCATGCACTCGTTTGGGGCGCATTTTTGCGAGGTGAAGGTAGACCCCGAGCTGGGCACTGTGCGCGTGACGCGCTGGGTAGGTGTGCACGGCGCCGGCCGCATCCTCAATGCCAAAACCGCCCGCAGCCAGATGATTGGCGGGGCCATTTTTGGCATTGGCTCCGCGCTGATGGAAGCCACCGAGCGCGACCAGAACTTTGCCCGCTACGTGAATTCCGACCTGGCCGGCTACCACGTACCCGTGCAGGCCGATATTCCAGACATGACCATTGAGTTTGTGGACGAAAAAGACCCTTACATCAATGCCATGGGCGTAAAAGGTATTGGCGAGTTGGGAATGGTGGGCGTGGCGGCAGCCGTGGCCAACGCTGTGTACCACGCCACGGGCAAGCGCATCCGCAGCCTGCCTATCACCCCGGACAAGATGCTGGAGGCTGCCCCCACGGTATAG
- a CDS encoding FAD binding domain-containing protein: MNNFAFQTAASAKQATGAFRDDKQAAYLAGGTTLLDLMKLYVVQPSQLIDINSLPYKGITETPDGLRIGAMERMNDVGENPLVLQQYPAVSEALLLAASPQLRNMASIGGNLLQRTRCGYFRDTSFPCNKRVPGSGCPAINGENRNHAILGTSEQCIATYPGDLAVALIALDAVLHLESAKGKSRRVPLLDFYLTPGSTPQRETTLEPGELITAVTVPAAAHARKSKYLKVRDRASYAFALVSAAVGLDVQGGIIRSARVALGSVGTKPWRAQAAEQLLVGKAPTEENFRAAAALAVQGAKPQKHNAFKVELAQNTLVRALQEVAG; this comes from the coding sequence ATGAACAACTTCGCCTTTCAAACCGCGGCCTCGGCCAAACAGGCCACCGGCGCCTTCCGCGACGACAAGCAGGCCGCGTACCTGGCCGGCGGCACCACGCTGCTGGATCTGATGAAACTGTACGTGGTGCAGCCCAGTCAGCTCATCGATATCAACTCCTTGCCATATAAAGGCATTACTGAAACACCCGACGGCTTGCGTATCGGGGCTATGGAACGAATGAACGACGTGGGCGAAAACCCGCTGGTATTGCAGCAGTACCCGGCTGTGTCGGAGGCTTTGCTGCTCGCGGCCTCGCCGCAGCTGCGCAACATGGCCAGCATTGGCGGCAACCTGTTGCAACGCACCCGCTGCGGCTATTTCCGGGATACGTCCTTTCCCTGCAATAAGCGGGTGCCGGGCTCGGGCTGCCCCGCCATCAACGGTGAAAACCGCAACCACGCCATCCTGGGCACCAGCGAGCAGTGCATAGCCACGTACCCCGGCGACCTAGCCGTAGCCCTCATTGCCCTGGATGCCGTGCTGCACTTGGAAAGCGCCAAAGGCAAGTCCCGGCGAGTGCCGCTGCTAGACTTCTACCTCACGCCCGGCAGCACGCCCCAGCGCGAAACCACCCTGGAGCCCGGCGAGCTGATTACGGCCGTCACGGTGCCGGCCGCCGCGCACGCCCGCAAATCCAAATACCTGAAAGTCCGCGACCGGGCCAGCTACGCTTTTGCCCTGGTGTCGGCGGCGGTGGGGCTGGATGTGCAGGGCGGCATTATCCGCTCAGCCAGGGTGGCTTTGGGCAGCGTGGGCACCAAGCCCTGGCGGGCCCAGGCCGCCGAGCAGTTGCTGGTAGGCAAAGCACCCACGGAAGAGAACTTCCGGGCGGCCGCCGCGCTGGCGGTGCAGGGCGCTAAGCCCCAGAAGCACAACGCTTTTAAGGTAGAGCTGGCGCAAAATACACTGGTGCGGGCTCTGCAGGAAGTGGCTGGTTAA